TACAAGAACACCCTCGCCCGCCGCGCTACCGCCGAAGTGGGAATGACGGAACTGGATCCTTATTTAATAGGACCTACCGCGATCGCTTTTAGTCATCAAGACGTGGTTGCCCCGGCGAAAATTCTGACGGAGTTTGCCAAAAAACATGAGGCCCTCCAGATTAAAGCGGGCGTCATCGAAGGGAAAGTGGTAACTCCGGAAGATTTGAAGGTGATTGCCGACCTCCCGCCCCGGGAAGGGCTTTTGTCCATGCTGCTTAGCGTCATGCAAGCGCCGCTTCGTAACCTGGCGTTGGCCATTAAAGCAGTGGCCGACCAAAAAGAGTCGCAACAAGCCTAAAACGGATCTTGTAGTAGTATAAATTTATGGAAAAATAGAGGAGGAATAGAGGATGGATAAGGCGCAATTTATTGATGCCATCAAGGGAATGACGGTCCTTGAATTAAATGAATTGGTTAAAGCGATTGAAGAAGAGTTTGGTGTAAAGGCTGCGGCGCCTGTTGCGGTGGCTGCGGCGGCCGGCGGCGCTGCCCCGGCAGAGGCTCAGGAGCAGACCGAATTTAATGTGATCCTCGCCAGCCCCGGCGGTTCTAAGATCAATGTGATTAAAGTGGTTCGTGAAATCACCGGGCTGGGCTTGAAGGAAGCGAAGGATTTGGTTGATAATGCTCCGAAACCCATTAAAGAAGGAGTGAATAAGGAAGAAGCGGAAGCGATCAAGGCGAAGCTGGAAGAAGCAGGTGCAACCGTAGAGCTAAAATAGAGAAACATGAAGGCGAGAGAGAGGGGAGCCCAAAGGGGGCTCCTCTTCTCCGTTTTCCCTTTAATCTTTGGAGGAAAGCGCGAGGTGCCATCGACATGGACCATTACTTTACCCCTCAGCCATCGGGAGAACATGAAATCAGGGAAATCTCGTACACCTTTCATGGGAAGGAGCTTATTTTTTATACCGATGCCGGTGTGTTTGCCCGAGATCATGTCGATTTCGGGACTTCGCTCTTAATACAAGAGATGGGAATCGATGAAGAGGATCTGGTCCTCGATTTGGGTGCCGGATATGGTCCGATCGGCATAGCTGCGGCGTGCCTGGCGAAAAAAGGAAAGGTCTACATGGTGGACATAAATGAGAGAGCGATCGGATTGGCCCGGCTAAACATAAAGAAAAACAGGTTGAACAACATTGAAGCTTTGGTGAGCGACGGTGTGAAAGAGTTGCCTGAAGGGCTGCTCTTTGATGTGATCTTAACCAATCCCCCCATACGGGCGGGGAAAGAGGCGGTCTTCAGATTTTATGAAGAAGCCTATGAGCGGCTGAAAAATGGGGGAAGATTTTGGGTGGTTATCCAAAAAAAACAGGGAGCGGAATCGACCGAAAAGAAATTAAAAGGACTCTTTTCCCGGGTGGAAAAGGTTGCACAAGCGAAGGGATATCGCGTCTATCGGGCAGAAAAAAATACGTTGGAGGAATAAACGCTTGACTTTCCATTTGTCAAGTGCTATATTTTAATAATGCGAAAACAATTCCTCAATCGGGAGGGCTCTTTTTGCCTTTTTTGAATACCGTACTATAGAATGGGGAAAAATGGGATATTGGAGCTTCCTTACCGTATCTGTAACAAAAGCTTAAGGGACTAGCTTTTGTTATTTTTTGCATTACCCATTTTTACTTTTCAATCATAAGGGGTGAAGGTTCTTGGCAGGAAAGTTGGTCCAATTCGGTCACAGAACACGCAGGACGTACTCACGGATCGAAGAGGTGCTAGAGCTCCCCAACCTTATTGAGATTCAGCACCATTCCTATCGTTGGTTTCTCGATGAGGGATTACGGGAACTCTTTCGGGATATCTCGCCAATCCAGGATTTTACGGGCAACTTGCATTTGGAATTTATAGATTATACCTTGGGGGAACCGAAGTATTCCGTGGATGAGTGCAAGGAAAGGGATGCTACCTATGCTGCTCCCCTCCGCGTCCGTGTCCGTTTAATCAACCGGGAAACGGGTGAGGTAAAAGAGCAGGAAGTTTTCATGGGAGATTTCCCGCTGATGACCGAGACCGGAACCTTTATCATTAACGGAGCCGAGCGTGTGATTGTTAGTCAGCTTGTCCGCTCTCCAAGTGTTTACTTCAGCGCGAAGGTTGACAAGAACGGCAAAACCACCTATGGAGCTACCGTGATCCCAAATCGGGGGGCTTGGCTCGAATATGAAACGGATATCAAAGATTTAATGTATGTACGTATTGATCGAACCCGAAAGCTTCCTGCCACCGTCTTATTAAGGGCTTTGGGTTTTTCAAGCAATGCTGAAATCGTTAACCTCTTAGGGGAAGACCCCTTTTTGCTAAATACACTGGAGAAGGATAATACCGATTCGGTGGAGAAAGCGCTTCTTGAAATCTATGAACGACTCCGTCCAGGGGAGCCGCCTACCGTTGAAAATGCAAAGAATCTTCTCTATTCCCGGTTCTTCGACCCGAAACGGTACGACCTGGCCAATGTGGGACGATATAAAATCAATAAAAAGCTTCATATCAAAAACCGCCTTCTTAATAATCGCATTGCAGAGACGTTGGTCGATCCTGAAACGGGAGAGGTCTTGGTCGAAGCAGGGCAGTTGATCGACCGGAGAGTTCTCGACCGCTTGCTTCCTTATTTGGAAAAAGGATTAAATACGATAAAGGTGAACTTAGCCCCTAGTGTCGTGGAAGAGAGTGAGATCTATCTCCAAGTGATTCATCTCTACTCGCGGACGGAAGAGGGCAAAGTGATTAAGGTGATCTCAAACGGGAACATCGGACGGGAGGTTAAGCATCTTACTCCTGCCGATATTATTGCCGCTTTAAACTATTTTATGAATCTGTTGCACGGAATCGGAACGACGGACGACATCGATCACCTGGGGAATCGGCGACTACGGTCGGTGGGCGAGTTGCTGCAAAACCAATTCCGGATCGGTTTGGCCCGAATGGAGCGGGTGGTTCGAGAGAGGATGTCAATTCAGGACATGGATGCCGTCACGCCACAGGCTTTGATTAACATTCGGCCTGTGATCGCCGCCATCAAGGAATTTTTCGGTTCAAGTCAATTATCCCAGTTTATGGATCAAACCAATCCTTTGGCCGAGCTTACCCATAAACGGCGCCTATCCGCATTAGGCCCCGGAGGTTTGACCCGGGATCGGGCAGGTTTTGAGGTGCGGGACGTGCATCCGTCCCATTATGGGAGAATGTGTCCGATTGAGACGCCGGAAGGACCGAACATCGGCTTGATCAACTCCCTTTCCACCTATGCCCGTATCAATGAATATGGCTTCATCGAGACTCCCTATCGCCGCATCGACCCGGAGACGGGGATTGTTACCAATCATGTGGATTATTTGACCGCCGATGAGGAAGATACGTATACGATTGCCCAAGCTAATGCGGCTCTAACGGAGGATGGTCGTCTGGCTGAAGAGATCGTCATCGCCCGGCGCCGTGGAGAAATCCTTACCGTCCCCCGGGAACAGATTGACTACATGGATGTGAGCCCCAAACAGGTTGTATCCGTAGCGACCGCCTGCATTCCCTTTCTAGAGAACGATGACGCCAACCGGGCCTTGATGGGTGCGAATATGCAGCGGCAGGCTGTTCCCCTCTTGGTTCCCGAGGCTCCCTTCGTTGGAACGGGCATTGAATACAGAGCGGCAAAAGATTCCGGTGTGGTCATCGTCAGCAAGCATTCAGGAGTGGTGGAACGGGTAACCGCCAGGGAGATCTGGATTCGAAGAACGGAGATGGTGGATGGCCATGAAGTGATGGGAGATCTAGACAAGTACCGGCTTCATAAGTTTGAGCGCTCCAACCAAGGCACCTGCCTTAACCAACGTCCCATCGTCCGCAAGGGGGATCGGGTGAAGGCGGGAGATGTGATCGCCGATGGGGCATCGACGGACCGGGGAGAATTAGCTTTAGGCCGAAATGTTCTGGTCGCCTTCATGACATGGGAAGGGTACAACTATGAAGATGCAATTCTCTTGAGCGAAAACCTGGTGAAAGATGACGTCTATACCTCGATCCATATTGAAGAATACGAAACGGAAGCCAGGGACACCAAGCTAGGACCTGAAGAGATCACCCGGGATATCCCGAACGTTGGGGAAGAAGCCTTGAAAAACTTGGATGAACGGGGGATCGTTCGCATTGGAGCGGAGATTAAGGATGGGGATATCCTGGTTGGTAAAGTAACGCCCAAGGGGATGACGGAGTTAACCGCAGAAGAACGCCTCCTTCATGCCATTTTTGGGGAAAAAGCCCGTGAAGTACGAGATACTTCGTTGAAAGTGCCTCATGGGGGAGCGGGCATTGTGGTAGACGTGAAGGTCTTTACCCGGGAAAATGGGGATGAGCTCTCCCCCGGGGTGAACCAACTGGTGCGGGTTTACGTCGCCCAGAAGAGGAAGATCTCCGTGGGTGACAAAATGGCGGGTCGCCACGGGAACAAAGGGGTTGTTTCCCGCATCCTTCCCGTGGAAGACATGCCCTTCCTCCCCGATGGAACGCCCGTTGATATTGTCCTTAATCCCCTGGGTGTTCCTTCCCGGATGAACATCGGGCAGGTGTTGGAGACCCATCTTGGGATGGCGGCTCGGGCATTGGGCCTTCACATGGCGACTCCCGTCTTTGATGGCGCGAAGGAAGAGGATATATGGGATGCATTGGAAGAGGCGGGTCTTGACCGGGATGGAAAAACCGTCCTTTATGATGGGAGAACCGGTGAACCCTTTGATCACCGGGTCACCGTCGGTGTCATCTACATGTTGAAATTGGCCCACTTGGTTGATGACAAGATTCATGCCCGTTCCACAGGCCCCTACTCCTTGGTCACGCAGCAGCCTTTGGGAGGGAAAGCCCAGTTTGGCGGTCAGCGCTTTGGTGAGATGGAGGTATGGGCGCTGGAAGCTTATGGAGCGGCCTATACCTTGCAGGAGATTCTAACGGTTAAATCAGATGATCGAGTGGGACGGGTAAAAACCTATGAAGCGATCGTGAAAGGGGAGAACATTCCCGAACCGGGAGTGCCGGAGTCGTTTAAGGTGCTTCTTAAGGAACTTCAAAGCTTAGGAATGGATGTTAAGATCCTCTCCAAGGATGAAAAGGAGATTGAAATAAAAGAGCTGGATGACGATGATGAGCCCCATGTGGAGAAAATGGTCTATCTAAGCACAGGTTCGGAAGAGTCAGAGGAGTAACGAGAATCGCCTGAAGAGGAGGTCTGCCCCTTGCTGGATGTAAATAATTTTGAGTTTATGCAGATCGGTTTAGCCTCACCGGAGAAGATCCGTTCCTGGTCCTATGGAGAGGTAAAAAAACCAGAGACCATTAACTATCGGACACTCCGACCGGAGAAAGAAGGGTTATTCTGTGAGAAAATTTTTGGCCCCACGAAAGATTGGGAGTGCCACTGCGGGAAATATAAACGCGTGCGCTATAAAGGGGTGGTCTGCGACCGCTGTGGGGTAGAGGTGACCCGCTCCACGGTCCGTCGGGAGAGGATGGGGCATATCGAACTAGCCGCTCCGGTCTCCCATATCTGGTTTTTTAAGGGGATTCCCAGCCGGATGGGTCTTGTCCTCGATATGTCCCCGAGGGCTCTCGAAGAGATCATCTATTTCGCCTCCTATGTGGTGACCGATCCAGGGTTAACCTCTCTGGAGAAAAAACAGCTTCTTTCCGAGAAGGAATACCGCAGCTATCGTGAGAAATTTGGCGATGCTTTTCAGGCCGGCATGGGCGCTGAAGCGGTGAAAAAGCTCCTCCAGGAAATTGATCTGGACAAAGAGGTGATGAGCCTTAAGGAAGAGCTGAAAAGCGCCCAAGGTCAACGAAGGAGCCGTATCATCCGCCGGTTGGAGGTCCTGGAGGCTTTCCGTAATTCGGGAAATCGTCCGGAATGGATGGTCCTTGATGTTCTGCCCGTCATACCTCCTGAACTTCGGCCGATGGTTCAGTTGGATGGGGGAAGGTTCGCCACCTCCGACCTTAACGATCTCTATCGGCGCGTTATCAATCGGAACAACCGTTTGAAACGGCTTTTAGACCTGGGAGCCCCCGACATCATCGTCCAGAATGAAAAACGTATGCTCCAGGAAGCGGTTGACGCCTTGATCGATAATGGACGCAGGGGACGGCCGGTGACCGGGCCCGGAAATCGTCCGTTGAAATCTCTCAGCCATATGTTGAAGGGAAAACAAGGACGTTTCCGCCAAAACTTGCTTGGGAAGCGGGTGGATTATTCAGGGCGTTCCGTCATTGTCGTCGGACCTAACTTGAAGATGACCCAATGTGGCCTGCCCAAGGAGATGGCTTTAGAACTCTTTAAGCCCTTTGTGATGAAGGAATTGGTCTCCCGGGGCCTGGCCCACAATATTAAGAGCGCCAAGCGGAAGGTGGAGAGGGTAAAACCTGAAGTATGGGATGTTTTGGAAGATGTGATTAAGGAACATCCTGTCCTCCTAAACCGGGCTCCTACATTGCACCGTTTAGGGATACAAGCCTTCGAACCCGTATTGGTGGAAGGCCGCGCCATCCGCCTGCACCCCCTCGTCTGTACGGCATACAACGCCGATTTTGACGGGGACCAAATGGCGGTTCACGTTCCCCTCTCTTCTGAAGCCCAGGCGGAAGCTCGCATTCTCATGTTGGCCGCACAGAACATCCTCAATCCGAAGGACGGGAAGCCGGTTGTTACTCCCACTCAGGATATGGTCCTTGGAAATTATTATATTACCATGGAGAAAGAGGGAGCCAAAGGGGAAGGAAAAGTCTTTTCCAGTGCTTCGGAGGCGATGTATGCGTATGAAAAAGGGGTCATCGAACTCCATGCCCGAATTGTCGTCCCGGTGAACACGCTAAACAAAACCTCCTTTACGGAAGAACAGATGAAAGCAAAGATCGTAACGACGGTGGGCAAGCTTTTCTTTAATGAGATCTTACCTCCGGAGTTTCCCTTTATTAACTCTCCTACGAAGGAGAATTATGAAAAAGGAGTTAATGAGAAGTTCCTCATCTATGATAAAGGCGTCAATTTCCATGAGGTGATCAAAGGCTTGCCTGTTCAGGAAGCGATCAAGAAGAAAGACTTGGGTCAAATCATCGCCCTCTGCTATGAACGGTTCGGGACGACGAAAACCTCCGAAATCCTGGACAACATCAAAAATTATGGCTATAAATTCTCCACTAAGGCCGGGATCACCGTTTCCGTTTCCGATATTATCATCCTGGAAGAGAAAAAGGAGATTCTGGAGAAAGCCGAAAAAGATGTTAACGTGATTCAGACCCAATACCGTCGCGGCT
The DNA window shown above is from Thermicanus aegyptius DSM 12793 and carries:
- the rplJ gene encoding 50S ribosomal protein L10; its protein translation is MPIREEKVAVVNEIRTKLKESLSTVVTDYRGLTVAEATELRKQLREAGVDFKVYKNTLARRATAEVGMTELDPYLIGPTAIAFSHQDVVAPAKILTEFAKKHEALQIKAGVIEGKVVTPEDLKVIADLPPREGLLSMLLSVMQAPLRNLALAIKAVADQKESQQA
- the rplL gene encoding 50S ribosomal protein L7/L12; this encodes MDKAQFIDAIKGMTVLELNELVKAIEEEFGVKAAAPVAVAAAAGGAAPAEAQEQTEFNVILASPGGSKINVIKVVREITGLGLKEAKDLVDNAPKPIKEGVNKEEAEAIKAKLEEAGATVELK
- a CDS encoding class I SAM-dependent methyltransferase is translated as MDHYFTPQPSGEHEIREISYTFHGKELIFYTDAGVFARDHVDFGTSLLIQEMGIDEEDLVLDLGAGYGPIGIAAACLAKKGKVYMVDINERAIGLARLNIKKNRLNNIEALVSDGVKELPEGLLFDVILTNPPIRAGKEAVFRFYEEAYERLKNGGRFWVVIQKKQGAESTEKKLKGLFSRVEKVAQAKGYRVYRAEKNTLEE
- the rpoB gene encoding DNA-directed RNA polymerase subunit beta; the encoded protein is MAGKLVQFGHRTRRTYSRIEEVLELPNLIEIQHHSYRWFLDEGLRELFRDISPIQDFTGNLHLEFIDYTLGEPKYSVDECKERDATYAAPLRVRVRLINRETGEVKEQEVFMGDFPLMTETGTFIINGAERVIVSQLVRSPSVYFSAKVDKNGKTTYGATVIPNRGAWLEYETDIKDLMYVRIDRTRKLPATVLLRALGFSSNAEIVNLLGEDPFLLNTLEKDNTDSVEKALLEIYERLRPGEPPTVENAKNLLYSRFFDPKRYDLANVGRYKINKKLHIKNRLLNNRIAETLVDPETGEVLVEAGQLIDRRVLDRLLPYLEKGLNTIKVNLAPSVVEESEIYLQVIHLYSRTEEGKVIKVISNGNIGREVKHLTPADIIAALNYFMNLLHGIGTTDDIDHLGNRRLRSVGELLQNQFRIGLARMERVVRERMSIQDMDAVTPQALINIRPVIAAIKEFFGSSQLSQFMDQTNPLAELTHKRRLSALGPGGLTRDRAGFEVRDVHPSHYGRMCPIETPEGPNIGLINSLSTYARINEYGFIETPYRRIDPETGIVTNHVDYLTADEEDTYTIAQANAALTEDGRLAEEIVIARRRGEILTVPREQIDYMDVSPKQVVSVATACIPFLENDDANRALMGANMQRQAVPLLVPEAPFVGTGIEYRAAKDSGVVIVSKHSGVVERVTAREIWIRRTEMVDGHEVMGDLDKYRLHKFERSNQGTCLNQRPIVRKGDRVKAGDVIADGASTDRGELALGRNVLVAFMTWEGYNYEDAILLSENLVKDDVYTSIHIEEYETEARDTKLGPEEITRDIPNVGEEALKNLDERGIVRIGAEIKDGDILVGKVTPKGMTELTAEERLLHAIFGEKAREVRDTSLKVPHGGAGIVVDVKVFTRENGDELSPGVNQLVRVYVAQKRKISVGDKMAGRHGNKGVVSRILPVEDMPFLPDGTPVDIVLNPLGVPSRMNIGQVLETHLGMAARALGLHMATPVFDGAKEEDIWDALEEAGLDRDGKTVLYDGRTGEPFDHRVTVGVIYMLKLAHLVDDKIHARSTGPYSLVTQQPLGGKAQFGGQRFGEMEVWALEAYGAAYTLQEILTVKSDDRVGRVKTYEAIVKGENIPEPGVPESFKVLLKELQSLGMDVKILSKDEKEIEIKELDDDDEPHVEKMVYLSTGSEESEE
- the rpoC gene encoding DNA-directed RNA polymerase subunit beta': MLDVNNFEFMQIGLASPEKIRSWSYGEVKKPETINYRTLRPEKEGLFCEKIFGPTKDWECHCGKYKRVRYKGVVCDRCGVEVTRSTVRRERMGHIELAAPVSHIWFFKGIPSRMGLVLDMSPRALEEIIYFASYVVTDPGLTSLEKKQLLSEKEYRSYREKFGDAFQAGMGAEAVKKLLQEIDLDKEVMSLKEELKSAQGQRRSRIIRRLEVLEAFRNSGNRPEWMVLDVLPVIPPELRPMVQLDGGRFATSDLNDLYRRVINRNNRLKRLLDLGAPDIIVQNEKRMLQEAVDALIDNGRRGRPVTGPGNRPLKSLSHMLKGKQGRFRQNLLGKRVDYSGRSVIVVGPNLKMTQCGLPKEMALELFKPFVMKELVSRGLAHNIKSAKRKVERVKPEVWDVLEDVIKEHPVLLNRAPTLHRLGIQAFEPVLVEGRAIRLHPLVCTAYNADFDGDQMAVHVPLSSEAQAEARILMLAAQNILNPKDGKPVVTPTQDMVLGNYYITMEKEGAKGEGKVFSSASEAMYAYEKGVIELHARIVVPVNTLNKTSFTEEQMKAKIVTTVGKLFFNEILPPEFPFINSPTKENYEKGVNEKFLIYDKGVNFHEVIKGLPVQEAIKKKDLGQIIALCYERFGTTKTSEILDNIKNYGYKFSTKAGITVSVSDIIILEEKKEILEKAEKDVNVIQTQYRRGLITEDERYNRVISIWSRAKDEIQSKLLKSLDKFNPINMMSTSGARGNASNFTQLAGMRGLMANPSGRIIEQPIKTSFREGLTVLEYFISTHGARKGLADTALRTADSGYLTRRLVDVAQDVIVREEDCGTDKGMRVSAIRVGREEITNLYDRITGRTSFQTVRHPETGEILVKRNEIITDQIAQKIVAAGIEEVTIRSVLTCRTRHGVCKKCYGRNLATGREVEIGEAVGTIAAQSIGEPGTQLTMRTFHTGGVAGDDITQGLPRIQELFEARNPKGQAVITEIDGEVVEIREGKEKREVEIHGAVENKIYAVPYGSRLKVVEGQKVNAGDELTEGSIDPKELLRVKGTRGVQEYILREVQKVYRMQGVEINDKHIEIMIRQMLRKVRVTNPGSTDLLLGSYVDVYDFEEANRKAFKEGREPAVAKPVLLGITKASLETDSFLSAASFQETTRVLTDASIKGKRDELLGLKENVIIGKLIPAGTGMPNYRHLEIYPTDFAQQEEAKKTTDHVMGTV